A window of the Microplitis mediator isolate UGA2020A chromosome 5, iyMicMedi2.1, whole genome shotgun sequence genome harbors these coding sequences:
- the LOC130667583 gene encoding ATP-dependent helicase brm-like translates to MASPSPQSSPMPPPQAPSPMGPPQQSSSPSNPQGSPMGPPQHHPHSPTQGYPGGPPLPGPGPGPGGPPMSQPPQQPPPQQQNYPPHPHQMPPNLGPQGPLEGPPGSQGPGGPMMQGQMGGPPNAGHMGPNQMGGPRGPSLMGPGPNQMGPGGLNQMDSEGGSISGPGPMFPGGPRPMGPGGLNQMGPGGPNPMGPGGPNQMGPGGPSGPNQMGQGGLNQMGPGGPNQMGPGGQMGPGHMGQPGGPPAPPHMQGGPGPQMGPGGPGNQMPSGPGHMQGPPPSGLMNAGPGHMGPGPGSMPGPGHMNPSMAGGPPGPMSGAPSMGPGGQMPNHGHGANGHSQMNVGGPGNQMNMRPGGPGVLINMSGPGAPGPGPAGPMGPNSGPGNQMGPGGPMMPVSGSNQMPPGGPSSQMGPGGPSAIGVNNSGNPVGPGGPSGPPGMGPMPSGAPNQPMGPMGPGGPGNQMTPTPSGPPGPSGPGQENLNALQKAIDSMEEKGLQEDPRYSQLLGLRARGQGVPGMGDKQSFSSQQLQQLRVQIMAYRLLARNQPLSQQLALAVQGGAPPPGMPQRPMDPSQGPGTPSGPQLHSGAPGGVGPGPIGPPRPGSQPSQQQQQQQQQQQQQQQQQQQQQQQQQQQQQPGNKINRVTSIAKPVGIDPLLILQERENRVAARIALRIEQLSNLPTNMPEDLRIKAQIELRMLRVLHLRRQLCSEILASTRKDTTLETAVNFKAYKRTKHQGLREARATENLEKQQKLEAERKRRLKHQEFLTSVLQHSKDFKEFHRNNVAKLSRLNKAVLNYHANAEREQKKEQERIEKERMRRLMAEDEEGYRKLIDQKKDKRLAFLLSQTDEYIGNLTEMVKQHKMEQKRKQVEEQKRKKKKKKMQDGIPVNEDGTPAEDTRVHVYEVSTGRTLTGEDAPLMSQLNAFMESHPGWEVVETDSDEENEEDEEENVSEQKANTSNSTAGSNNAAGDSETNKKINKAKVEDDEYKTEEQTYYSIAHTVHETVTEQASIMVNGMLKEYQIKGLEWLVSLFNNNLNGILADEMGLGKTIQTIALVTHLMEKKKVNGPFLIIVPLSTLSNWVLEFEKWAPSVVVVSYKGSPAGRRAIQSQMRATKFNVLLTTYEYVIKDKSVLAKLQWKYMIIDEGHRMKNHHCKLTQVLNTRYIAPHRLLLTGTPLQNKLPELWALLNFLLPSIFKSVSTFEQWFNAPFATTGEKVELNEEETILIIRRLHKVLRPFLLRRLKKEVESQLPDKVEYIIKCDMSGLQKVLYKHMQSKGVLLTDGSEKGKQGKGGAKALMNTIVQLRKLCNHPFLFRTIEEKYCEHIGVQDSHTVSGPDLYRASGKFELLDRILPKLKATNHRVLLFCQMTQLMTIMEDYLSWRGFKYLRLDGTTKAEDRGDLLKKFNDPGSQYFLFLLSTRAGGLGLNLQAADTVIIFDSDWNPHQDLQAQDRAHRIGQKNEVRVLRLITVNSVEERILAAARYKLNMDEKVIQAGMFDQKSTGSERQQFLQSILHQDDADDEEENEVADDETVNPMIARSEGEIEIFAKLDLERRREEAKLGPNRKPRLLEENELPDWLIKNDEEVERLTYEEDDDRYLGRGSRQRKEIDYTDNLIGKEWLKAIDDDGVEYDDEDEDDKKRKKTRKRRKRGEEDDEPTPKKRRGGGGSSGSGSGPSVDTKLRRAMKKLLMVVVNYTDSTDGRLLSEPFMTLPSRRELPDYYDVIKKPLTINKLLKNIDESKYSSVDELEKDFMQLCKNAQIYNEEASPIHEDSIVLESVFTNARQRLEAEGPMSDDENNSSPDDRDDGSDGDSSVRMKIKLKGRKSESRSGSRRKRITKKYISDDDDDADDN, encoded by the exons ATGGCGAGTCCGTCGCCTCAGTCATCACCGATGCCACCGCCACAAGCTCCGAGTCCAATGGGTCCACCACAACAATCGTCGTCGCCGTCGAATCCTCAAGGAAGCCCGATGGGACCACCGCAGCATCACCCGCACAGTCCGACCCAGGGATATCCTGGTGGGCCTCCACTACCTGGCCCGGGTCCGGGACCTGGAGGACCTCCGATGTCTCAACCACCGCAACAACCGCCACCTCAACAGCAAAATTATCCACCGCATCCACACCAAATGCCACCTAATCTGGGCCctcag ggcCCACTGGAAGGTCCGCCTGGGTCACAAGGCCCTGGAGGACCGATGATGCAAGGACAGATGGGAGGGCCACCGAACGCTGGACATATGGGACCGAATCAAATGGGTGGACCACGTGGGCCATCTCTGATGGGTCCGGGACCTAATCAAATGGGCCCGGGTGGTCTCAATCAAATGGACTCAGAAGGTGGATCAATTAGTGGACCAGGTCCAATGTTTCCTGGAGGTCCTCGTCCTATGGGACCGGGTGGACTAAATCAGATGGGGCCTGGTGGCCCGAATCCAATGGGTCCGGGAGGGCCTAATCAAATGGGACCTGGAGGACCTAGTGGGCCGAATCAGATGGGCCAAGGAGGACTAAATCAGATGGGACCTGGAG gtcCAAATCAAATGGGACCTGGAGGACAAATGGGTCCAGGTCATATGGGACAACCAGGTGGACCTCCAGCACCACCACATATGCAAGGGGGTCCGGGACCACAAATGGGACCTGGAGGTCCAGGGAACCAAATGCCAAGTGGACCAGGACACATGCAAGGGCCTCCACCATCGGGACTTATGAATGCAGGGCCAGGTCACATGGGTCCGGGACCTGGGTCAATGCCAGGTCCAGGACACATGAATCCATCCATGGCTGGTGGTCCACCCGGTCCGATGTCCGGAGCACCTTCAATGGGTCCAGGCGGACAAATGCCTAATCACGGACATGGTGCCAATGGACATTCTCAGATGAATGTGGGTGGTCCAGGAAATCAAATGAACATGAGACCTGGTGGTCCAGGTGTTCTTATCAATATGAGTGGACCTGGCGCTCCCGGACCTGGTCCAGCTGGTCCTATGGGTCCAAATTCCGGCCCAGGGAATCAAATGGGACCTGGCGGACCGATGATGCCTGTATCAGGTTCTAATCAGATGCCTCCAGGCGGACCTTCGAGTCAAATGGGACCGGGAGGGCCTTCAGCAATAGGCGTTAACAACTCCGGAAACCCAGTAGGTCCTGGTGGACCATCAGGACCTCCAGGTATGGGCCCGATGCCATCAGGAGCTCCAAATCAACCGATGGGACCAATGGGACCCGGGGGACCAGGTAATCAAATGACTCCAACTCCTAGTGGTCCTCCTGGCCCTTCCGGACCTGGACAAGAGAATCTCAATGCTCTTCAAAAAGCCATTGACTCCATGGAAGAAAAAGGTCTCCAAGAGGATCCGCGTTACTCACAATTACTCGGTCTTCGTGCACGTGGCCAAGGTGTTCCCGGCATGGGTGATAAGCAGAGCTTTAGCTCTCAACAACTCCAACAGCTTCGTGTTCAAATAATGGCGTACCGTCTGCTAGCCCGCAACCAACCACTGTCTCAACAACTAGCTCTCGCAGTTCAAGGTGGAGCACCACCACCAGGGATGCCTCAGCGACCCATGGACCCATCGCAGGGTCCCGGTACACCATCTGGCCCTCAACTTCATTCCGGGGCCCCGGGTGGCGTTGGACCGGGTCCCATTGGACCTCCACGACCTGGATCCCAACCATctcaacaacaacagcaacaacagcagcagcaacaacaacagcagcaacagcagcagcaacaacaacaacaacaacaacagcaacagcagccCGGGAATAAAATCAACCGCGTAACAAGTATTGCTAAGCCTGTCGGTATAGATCCTCTACTTATTCTCCAGGAACGTGAAAATCGTGTAGCTGCACGTATCGCCCTACGTATAGAACAGCTGAGCAATTTACCCACGAATATGCCTGAGGATTTGCGTATAAAAGCGCAAATTGAACTGCGTATGCTACGAGTGCTTCATCTCCGACGTCAATTGTGTTCTGAAATTTTAGCATCCACTCGCAAAGACACAACTCTCGAGACTGCAGTGAATTTCAAGGCCTACAAGCGTACAAAACATCAAGGATTACGTGAAGCTCGTGCTACAGAGAACTTGGAAAAACAACAGAAACTTGAAGCAGAGCGTAAACGTCGTCTGAAGCATCAAGAATTTTTGACTTCCGTCTTACAGCACAGTAAAGACTTCAAAGAATTTCATCGTAACAACGTTGCTAAGTTGTCACGTCTCAACAAAGCTGTACTGAACTACCACGCGAATGCTGAGCGCGAACAGAAGAAGGAACAAGAGCGAATTGAAAAGGAACGAATGCGTCGTCTGATGGCCGAAGACGAAGAAGGTTACCGTAAACTCATTGATCAAAAGAAAGACAAACGTTTGGCATTTTTGCTGTCACAAACTGACGAGTACATCGGCAATCTTACTGAGATGGTCAAGCAACACAAGATGGAGCAGAAACGTAAGCAAGTCGAAGAGCAGAAAcgtaagaagaagaagaagaaaatgcAAGACGGGATACCGGTTAACGAAGACGGCACTCCGGCTGAGGACACGCGGGTTCATGTCTATGAAGTGAGCACTGGACGGACACTAACGGGTGAGGATGCGCCGCTGATGAGTCAATTGAACGCTTTCATGGAGTCACATCCTGGCTGGGAAGTTGTCGAGACTGACAGCGACGAAGAAAATGAGgaagatgaagaagaaaaTGTCTCGGAACAGAAAGCCAACACTAGTAACTCTACTGCTGGAAGTAACAACGCTGCTGGTGACAGTGAAACTAACAAGAAAATAAACAAAGCTAAAGTCGAAGATGACGAGTATAAAACTGAAGAACAGACTTACTATAGTATCGCGCACACTGTACATGAAACAGTTACCGAGCAAGCCTCGATTATGGTCAATGGTATGCTCAAGGAGTATCAGATAAAGGGTCTCGAGTGGTTGGTGTCGTTGTTTAACAACAACCTCAATGGTATTCTAGCTGACGAAATGGGTCTCGGCAAGACGATTCAAACGATCGCGCTCGTAACTCATCTTATGGAGAAAAAGAAGGTCAATGGCCCGTTTTTAATCATCGTTCCGCTGTCAACTCTGTCTAACTGGGTACTGGAATTTGAAAAGTGGGCGCCGAGTGTCGTTGTCGTATCCTACAAGGGTTCGCCCGCCGGGCGACGAGCGATACAGTCGCAAATGCGTGCGACCAAGTTCAATGTACTGCTGACCACCTACGAGTATGTCATCAAAGACAAAAGTGTCTTGGCTAAATTGCAATGGAAGTACATGATCATCGATGAGGGTCACAGAATGAAGAATCATCATTGTAAATTAACTCAGGTGTTGAACACACGTTACATTGCGCCGCACCGTTTACTATTGACGGGTACTCCGTTGCAAAATAAATTGCCCGAGTTGTGGGCGCTTTTGAACTTCTTATTACCGTCGATCTTTAAGTCCGTCAGTACATTTGAGCAGTGGTTCAACGCGCCTTTTGCCACCACCGGAGAAAAGGTTGAGCTGAATGAGGAAGAAACGATTCTTATTATCCGACGTCTGCACAAAGTACTGAGACCGTTTTTGCTGCGACGTTTGAAGAAAGAAGTTGAGTCTCAATTGCCTGACAAAGTTGAGTATATTATCAAATGTGATATGTCTGGATTACAGAAAGTTTTGTACAAACACATGCAGAGTAAGGGTGTGCTGCTGACTGACGGTTCCGAGAAAGGAAAGCAAGGAAAAGGTGGCGCGAAAGCGCTGATGAATACAATTGTCCAGCTTcgaaaattgtgtaatcatccATTTTTGTTCCGAACTATTGAAGAGAAGTATTGCGAGCACATCGGGGTCCAGGATTCTCACACAGTATCAGGGCCAGATTTATATCGTGCGTCaggtaaatttgaattgttgGATCGCATACTGCCTAAGCTGAAGGCGACCAATCACCGCGTGTTGTTGTTCTGTCAAATGACGCAGCTGATGACGATAATGGAGGATTACTTAAGCTGGCGCGGTTTCAAGTATTTGCGGTTGGACGGTACGACCAAAGCTGAAGATCGTGGTGATTTATTGAAGAAGTTCAATGACCCTGGGTCACAGTATTTCTTATTCTTGCTGTCAACCCGTGCCGGTGGTCTGGGTCTTAATTTACAAGCCGCTGATACTGTTATTATATTTGATTCCGACTGGAATCCACATCAAGATTTGCAGGCACAGGATCGTGCCCATCGTATTGGGCAGAAGAATGAAGTGCGGGTACTGCGGTTGATAACTGTCAATTCTGTTGAAGAAAGAATACTGGCTGCTGCGcgttataaattgaatatgGATGAGAAAGTCATCCAGGCTGGAATGTTTGATCAGAAATCAACAGGAAGTGAAAGGCAGCAATTTTTGCAGAGTATTTTACATCAAGACGACGCGGATGATGAGGAAGAAAATGAAGTAGCGGATGACGAAACAGTTAATCCGATGATCGCTAGATCAGAAGGTGAGATTGAGATCTTCGCAAAATTGGATCTCGAGCGACGACGTGAAGAAGCGAAACTGGGTCCCAATCGTAAGCCACGATTGTTAGAGGAAAATGAGTTGCCTGATTGGTTGATTAAAAACGACGAGGAAGTCGAGCGCTTGACTTATGAAGAAGATGATGATCGGTACTTAGGACGTGGATCGAGGCAGCGTAAGGAAATTGATTATACTGATAACTTAATTGGTAAGGAGTGGCTCAAAGCCATTGACGATGACGGTGTTGAGTACGACGACGAGGACGAAGATGATAAGAAGAGAAAGAAAACGCGCAAGCGACGCAAGAGGGGCGAGGAAGATGACGAACCGACGCCGAAAAAGCGCCGCGGGGGCGGTGGCAGCAGTGGCAGTGGGTCCGGTCCTTCTGTTGATACGAAATTACGCAGGGCcatgaaaaaattgttgatggTTGTTGTTAATTATACTGATAGTACTGACGGGAGGTTGTTGAGTGAACCATTTATGACACTACCATCTCGGCGAGAGTTACCTGATTACTATGACGTCATAAAAAAACCATTGACTATCAATAAGTTATTGAAGAATATTGATGAGAGCAAA tATTCGAGTGTAGATGAATTGGAAAAAGATTTCATGCAGTTGTGTAAAAATGCCCAAATTTACAACGAAGAGGCCTCGCCAATTCACGAGGATTCAATTGTTCTGGAATCGGTATTCACAAACGCACGACAAAGACTCGAAGCCGAAGGTCCAATGTCTGATGACG AAAATAATTCATCTCCAGACGATCGTGACGACGGATCGGACGGCGATTCGAGTGTAAGGATgaagattaaattaaaaggacGTAAGAGTGAGAGTAGATCGGGTAGTAGACGTAAaagaattacgaaaaaatatatttctgatGACGATGACGATGCTGATGACAATTaa
- the LOC130667584 gene encoding uncharacterized protein LOC130667584, protein MANHDEDFYYDVAMKLTLEAGHVLKGATFARKTVTEKLGDWDLVTEYDRKIEDIIVGKLRQQFPDHKFIGEESTGKNLPELTDDPTWIIDPIDGTTNFIHNFPQICVVIGLSINKEMRIGIVYNPVLEQLFAARKGRGSFLNGRPLKTSTVDDISKALIAIEPEFMKVDDLKEKMIERIKILGTKTHGIRTIGSAAITLCHIALGAIEGYQIEGPGISTWDIAAASLIITEAGGVVIDRVTGNDVNIMNPRAIGACNIKIAQDLKKMINDADLQVQLQKN, encoded by the exons aTGGCTAACCACGATGAAGATTTTTACTATGACGTTGCTATGAAACTGACCCTTGAAGCAGgacat GTATTAAAAGGCGCGACATTTGCTAGAAAAACGGTGACAGAAAAACTAGGCGACTGGGATCTTGTGACTGAATATGATCGTAAAATTGAAGACATCATTGTAGGAAAATTGAGGCAACAATTTCCAGATCATAA ATTCATTGGCGAAGAATCGACAGGTAAAAATTTACCAGAGTTAACAGACGATCCTACATGGATAATTGATCCGATAGACGGTACAACGAATTTCATTCACAATTTTCCACAAATTTGTGTCGTCATTGGGCTGTCgattaataaagaaatgagAATTGGTATCGTTTATAATCCAGTTCTTGAACAATTATTTGCTGCAAGAAAAGGAAGAGGTTCCTTTCTCAATGGACGTCCATTAAAAACGTCAACTGTTGAtg acaTTTCAAAAGCACTTATTGCCATTGAACCAGAATTTATGAAAGTTGATGACTTAAAAGAGAAAATGATTGagagaataaaaatacttgGGACTAAAACTCACgg aaTAAGGACAATTGGTAGTGCAGCGATAACTCTGTGTCATATAGCACTAGGAGCTATCGAAGGTTATCAGATAGAAGGACCAGGTATTTCGACTTGGGATATTGCAGCAGCTTCTTTAATCATCACCGAAGCTGGAGGTGTTGTTATTGATCGCGTGACCG GAAATGATGTCAATATAATGAACCCACGTGCTATTGGCGcttgtaatattaaaatagcccaagatttgaaaaaaatgatcaacGATGCTGATCTTCAAGTTcaactccaaaaaaattag